Sequence from the Romeriopsis navalis LEGE 11480 genome:
CCATCAATCGGCGATTCGCAGGTCGTCAAGCGGTGCGCCAAAGGGCGTTAATCATGCTCTGAGGTTTCTTCTTCGCGCTGACTTTCGGCCATCCCTTCTTTGAACCCACGCAGGGTTTTGCCGAAGGTACCGCCCAATTCCGGAAACTTCTTCGGGCCGAAGATAAGAACGGCGACGCCCAAGATAATTAAGACTTCTGGCCAACCTAGATTAAACATGCCTGATTCTTGATCTCCCGATTGCCTGTCTGTGTCTACAACCGATCGCTACAAGGCAACCGGATGGCTGACTCAATCATAAAGCGAGACTCGCGTTCAGCGGGGCAATTCTCTCGATCAGCGGCGCAAATTGATGATTAATTGCTGACGTGAGCCTGACCGTTAGGCGCATACGGCGCTAAGAGAACACAGCACTAAGACCATGCAGCACTAAGACCATACGCCACTAAGACAGGGCACCACGCGCCACTTCTGATTCCAACGCTTTGAGGGCTTCGGTGGCGGACTGGAGGCGGCGACCAACGCTAATCTCCGTCATCCAGTAGAGCCAGTCGGCAAAGGCCGGGCTGAGATCGGCTATCGCGTCGAGATCAAAGCGGGTGCCTTTGCGGGGAATGGTCGAAGGTTCTTGCCCGGTCACGAGGGTCATCAGGGTGGTGCCGAGGCTA
This genomic interval carries:
- the tatA gene encoding twin-arginine translocase TatA/TatE family subunit, which codes for MFNLGWPEVLIILGVAVLIFGPKKFPELGGTFGKTLRGFKEGMAESQREEETSEHD